ACTTTGAGGGTAATATCTCAAGTTTTACCAGAAGCAATCAGGTCACCAAGATAGTACAGAGAAAACACTCACTAAGGCGATCGCATGATGAAATGTGTGATTACCATGCATCAAAATATATCCTTCCTGACTATCAAAAGAAGTGAATAGATTTGGTGAAATTGTGTTGAACAACCATACTCAAAATAAGAACCAGGATAACACTACCGTTGTCTAAATCATGCGATATAGAAACTGTCGAGACAGTTGGGACAGGAGAGTGTGAGGGCTGCACCCCTGGTCGGAGGTTCTACCCCTGCACTCCGTCCTAACTAACCCCTCGGATGCGATAGAGTCACTTCTAAAAAAACAGACATCCATAAAAGATGTCTGTTTTATCAGGAGCTGAGATAGGAAATATCTCAAATGGGTTTGGGCAAATTGCTTTATAGGTATCTATGGAAAGGTTACATCAATCACAGTGTAGTTGTAGCCCTCTATTTATTCCTAATTGCAAGTCTTATTTCCTGAACTCAGTTATCTAATTGCCATTTGAGCTGCTCCGTAAGTACTGATTGACTGCACGAACAAAACGTCTATTCTGTAAAGTCTCAGGAGACAAACGATTTTGCTCGATCGCAGCACTAACTAAGTCCTCAGCAGTTACATTACCAAGCTTATAGGCACTAATTAATCCACCGTGACTTGGAATTCCCTCATCTTCAAAGTAACCATTCCGTGCGAGATTAAAAATCTCATCTGGAGTTACTTCATTAGCTTCCTTTAAGCTCATTTCGCTGGCTTGAGCTTCCATTGACAGACCGACTGTCAATACCATTGCAGAGACTGCGGCAATCAATAGGCGTTTCATGGTGAAATCTCCTTTATTTCTAGAAAAGCAAACTCAATCTTGAATCTGTGTGGCTATCTCTCTAGCTCGAAGCAGTAGAGCTTACTATCTTGTGCGCTAGTTAATGACACTAGAGATAGGACGAGCCTTTAATGTTGTGTTAGGTCTGATAACTTCGCTGGTATCTACTGTAGGGTTGCGAAGATCACTGGGATTAGAGTCACCAGAAACCGGGCGAGCCTTCAGGGTTGTGTTAGGTCTGATAACTTCGCTGGTATCTACTGTAGGGTTGCGAAGGTCACTGGGATTAGAATCGCCAGAAACCGGGCGAGCTTTCAGGGTTGTGTTAGGTCTGATAACTTCGCTGGTATCTACTGTAGGGTTGCGAAGGTCGCTAGGGTTAGAGTCACCAGAAACTGGGCGGGCTTTCAGGGTTGTGTTAGGTCTGATAACTTCGCTGGTATCTACTGTAGGGTTGCGAAGGTCACTGGGATTAGAATCGCCAGATGGAGGAGTTGCAGCGTTAGCCGTTCCAGCGTAGGTACTTAAAACCAGAGCAGACAAGCTAGCAAGCATTAGGCGTTTCATTGTGGATCTCCTTTCAATTATTTTGGATTGTTTGAGCCGGACTGTTTGAAGAGATTCAATTTAGAGTTGAATTGTTTTAGTCCGAACAATCTTGTTATTTATAAGTTAGCAAGCCATTGTTTAAATGTCAACTGTTTGAGTAAAAACTTTTGCAGGTCAAACTAATGACCTCGGTTTGGGCTTGGTAGACTTAAGCTGATCAGTATCAGCCATAAGCAGTAGTCCCGATCTAGGAGATGTTGGCAAAGCCTTCATGAGGGTACTCATACCAGTTCTCGAAATTACTGCTACAAATCACACCCCACCTGGAGGACAAATTTCAACTTCATCAGCCTTTCTCATGCCTGCTGAGTATCTCCGAGAGAGATAGAATCACAAAGGTGATTGAGGTAGCTGAGTTACACCAATTCCCACACGTAGAACGACTGATGAGGTAGGGGCGGTGCGTGAACCACTCTTACTGATGCATAGAGGCGTAGCCCGAATTTATAGAAATGGTATTAGCGGTGATGCGGATGATGGAAACCGTAGATGTAGTCGTGGTTGGCAGTGGTATCGGTGGGCTTTGTTGTGCCGCTTTACTGGCTCGATACGGCTTTCAGGTCGTTGTCTGTGAGAGCCATACGATTCCCGGTGGAGCAGCCCATACCTTTGAGCGGCAAGGGTTTCACTTTGACTCTGGTCCCTCGCTCTATTCAGGGCTATCTTATAGCCCCTCTGCTAACCCACTCCGCCAAGTCTTAGATGCGATCGCTGAAGATGTTTCCTGGCTGACGTATGACGCCTGGGGTTGTTTTTTGCCCGAAGGATACTTTCGGGCTGTGGTCGGGGCAGAGCCCTTTAACCAAATTCTGCAACAATGGCGGGGATCAACGGCAGTCGCAGAGTGGCAACGGTTGCAACAGGTGATGGCTCCTCTAAAAGCTGCCTCTACTGCCATTCCTCCCATTGCGGTGCGATCGGACTGGGGTATCTTCAACACTCTGTCCCCTTTTCTGCTAAATGCCTTCAAGCAGACTGGAAGTATCTTTCAATTAACGGGACCCTTTTCCAATCTGCTAGAGGGAGTGGTTCACGATCCATTCATTCGCAACTGGATGGATCTGTTGTGCTTCTTGCTTTCCGGCTTACCCGCTAACGGAACGCTAGCCGCTGAGATGGCTTTCATGTTTGCCGACTGGTATCGTCCCGATGTTGTGTTGGACTATCCCAAGGGAGGCGGAGCGGCATTGGTCAATGCGCTCGTCAGGGGATTGCAACGCTATGGCGGGCAACTGCGCTTGAACGCAACGGTGCAGCAGATTTTGATCGAGCGTCAGCGGACAGTGGGTGTGCAGTTGAAGACGGGAGAGCAGATTCGGGCGCGTCATGCGGTTGTCTCGAATGCATCTGGTTGGGATACACTCAAGCTGATCCCAGAGGAGATTCGCTCAGTCGCTCTGCAAAAACGGCAAAATCTCCCGGCTTGCCCCAGCTTCATGCATCTCCATTTGGGGATCGATGCCACAGGACTGCCCTCCGATTTGGAGTGTCACTATCTGATTGTCAACGATTGGGAGTGTGGGGTGGATGCACCTCAAAACGTGGTTGTTGTGTCCATTCCATCGGTACTAGACCCTGACCTCGCACCCCCCGGTAAGCATTCTATCCACGCCTACACTCCAGCCACAGAACCCTATGAGTTGTGGGCTGGACTCAATCGCAACAGCGATCGCTATCACCAGTTGAAGCAAGAACGGGCTGAGGTGCTCTGGAAGGCGTTAGAGCGGATCATTCCTGATATTCGCGATCGCTGTGAGGTGACGTTAGTGGGAACGCCGCTGACCCATGAACGCTTTTTGCGTCGAGATCGGGGGAGTTATGGACCCGCGATCGCCGCAGGCGAGGGGTTGTTTCCTGGCTGTAAAACCCCCCTCAAAAACTTACTGTGTTGTGGCGATTCCACCTTTCCAGGTATTGGGGTTCCCGCTGTGGCTGCCAGTGGCATGATTGCAGCCAATACCCTGGCTTCCGTCTCTCAGCACCGTGAGTTAATCCATGATGTCATGGTCAGCAAGCAACAGCATTAGGAGAACGTCAATGCGGTTTAAGAGCCTGGCGAATGAATTCGCGGCTATCCCGGCAAAGTCCGCCGACGCGGACTCCGGAAGATGCAGGATTTTACGAACCGATGCAGGTCGGTTTTGCTCCGATAGCGGCGGATTTATCGCAAAATCCTGATCCCGAATTCACGTTACACCAATTTGAATTGGCTTCGCTGCACATGATTCCGTAAGGGCGTTTCGCGAAACGCCCCTACCCAGTGATCTGCCACAATCAAACATTAAATCGGTATTAGGATACTATGACAGGCGGTAAACTCGTGCTTCAAAGGGTTGGAGGGTTATCTTTTGCAACTCTTTTGTGGCGTCAACGGGGTAGTTTGCAATCAGCAACACTGGGTCAGTGGTGGATAGGTGATCGGGTAGAACAAACACGGGGTTAGTCTTAGTAAAGTTGAGAATAACGAGCAGGCGATCGCGGTCTAGCGTTCGAGTGAAGGCATAGATCGCTGGGTCATCATCGAGGATAAGATGGTATTTACCGTAAATGATGACCGGGTTCGTTTTGCGGAGTCGGATTAGCTCCTGATAATAGGCAAAGATGGAATTTGAGTCGGCGCGATCGCGTTCCACATTGATCGTCGTGTAGTTTGGGTTGACTTGAATCCAGGGCGTGCCACTGGTGAAACCAGCCTGTTCGCTGGCATTCCATTGCAGCGGTGTCCGAGCGTTGTCACGGCTTTTGGCATGAATAATCTGCATAACTGCTTCTGGGTTGCCATGGTTTTCCTCGACAAACTCTCGATAAAAATTGCGTGTTTCAACATCCCGGTAGTCCTCAATGGATGGAAATTTAACATTGGTCATGCCAATCTCTTCACCCTGATAGATGTAGGGGGTGCCCTGTAGCATATGCAGGAAGGTGGCAAGCAACTTGGCAGACTCAACGCGATATTGACCATCATCCCCAAAGCGAGAGACAGCCCGTGGCATGTCGTGATTAGACAGGTACTGGCTATTCCAACCTTTGTCAGCCAAATCGTTTTGCCACTGCGTCATGATGCGCTTCAGGTCACGCAGTTGCCAGGGCCAGATGCTGCGCCGAGATAAAGCTGCACTTGGATCTTCATCAATATTCATGTGTTCAAATTGAAACACCATATTGAGATGTCCTGTTTCTGCGTGGGTGATCGCAATGCCATGCTCAGTTGTTACCATTGGCATTTCACCCACCGTAACGATGTCGTACTTGGACAGCACTTCTCGCTTCATTTCTGCGAGAAATTCTCGTAGACGTGGGCCGTTAATAAAATACTGTCCGCCGTACTGGTAGCGATCGCCAGTTACTGTTGGCGCATCGGGTAAGTCGGGTGCTTTTGAGATCATGTTGATGACATCCATGCGGAAGCCATCAATGCCCTTATCTAACCACCAACGCATCATGGCGTAGATATCAGCCCGGAGCTTGGGGTTTTCCCAATTCAGATCCACTTGTTTCTTTGTAAATAGGTGCAGATAGTACTCATCGGTGGCTTCATCGTACTGCCAGGCAGAGCCACCAAAGAGCGATGCCCAGTTATTCGGTTCACGACCATCTTTGCGCGATCGCCAGATGTAGTAATCCCGATACGGATTGTCTTTCGATTTACGGGATTCGACAAACCAGGGATGCTCATCTGAGGTATGGTTGACCACTAAGTCCATGATCAGCTTAATCCCACGCTGATGCATCTGCGCCAGTAGCTCTTCCCAATCAGCAAGTGTGCCAAACTCAGGCATGATGTCTTGATAGTCGCTGATATCATAGCCATTGTCGTCATTGGGCGATCGGTAAACAGGACACAACCAGATAACATCAACGCCCAAATCGGTTAAATAATCCAGTTTTTGAATGATTCCCCGTAAGTCACCAATGCCATCGCCATTACTGTCATAGAAGCTACGGGGATAGATTTGATAAACAACGCTCTCTTTCCACCATGTCTTCTGAATTTGCATATCATTAACTTCCTCCTGATGTGACAAAGATGACATTTGCGGTGATTCCAGTGAACTCATTTTTATCTTTGCCTATTTGAAAATAGGGTTGATCCAGCGAATCAACCTCACAAATCAAGATCGTATCCATGAACAGTGAATTCAGTCTCTATCTCTAGAGGATGTCTACACAGCGAGAAATTCAGTACTTTTTAAGTTGTTTTACCGTTGTGAAAAAACAGAAATTTTATAGCTTTGGTCAGAAGGCTTAAGGCATGGCAATGGCTCAAACCCTGATGCTGGGAAAGCTTCCTGACTCGTCTCCGCCCCATCGAATTGGCTATGGCTATAATTCTCAAAAACTGACGACCGCTGTACGGGCGTTTCGCGAAACGCCCCTCCGAAATTCATAGATAGATCAGCAACACCCATGGCACGATAGAGACACGAAACCAATGCTCAATCATTTCTCAAATCAGCTATGTTGACTCGTTAGACTGAGATCCGCTTTAGATGAAACCTGAGTATGTTCTGGATGGTCGCCGAACCACCACACTGGAAACCTTTTATGCTGAGGTTGGTCAAGTTTTATTGAATGGACAGCCCTGGGGCGAGAATCTGGATGCTCTCCATGATGTTTTGAGGGGTGACTATGGGCATCTACCTGAAACATTTCGGCTCGTTTGGCAACATACTCAGGTCGCTCAAACAGCGTTAGGGTATCCTCACACGATCGCTCAACTGACTCAGCGATTACGAGATTGCCATCCTACAGTTCTGATTAAAACAGCTTGGGCACTGCGGACAGCCCTGCGAGGGCAAGGACCAACCGTTTACGACTGGCTCGTCGCATTAATCCGCGAACATCCAAACGTGGAACTGGTTTTGATTGAGTGAGGTGTTCCCGAAATACTTAAAGATCGATGAGTGGGGGCGATCGCTATTTCAACGGTTTCACCTTCAAATGCGGGAGTTAAAGGCAGCATAGGGCATCAGGTGGGGAACCTCCCACTGGTTATACCAGCGAGTCAGATGAGGCAGCATATCCACTACCAAAGCCCGATATGGATCGGGGTTGGGGGCTGCATTCAACTGATCGGCGAGTTCCTGTCCCACAGCGTGGAGGTCAAACCCTGTAGGCATTCCTCCTTGCAGCACCACCTTACCGTTAATGAGCACCGTGTCCACATCAGCCGCTTTAGCCCGCAGCAGCATGACATGCAGAGGGTCTGCTTCAGGAGCCAACCAGGGCCAGGTGAAGCGATCGCTCCTCACCAATACGACATCCGCTTTGTATCCCGGTGCAAGCTTACCAATGTGCTGTTGCCCCATCAACCTGGCTCCACCCATCGTTGCGAGATGGAAAATCGTGTCATAACTCGGAGCAGGCGTGTTCAGTTGAGGAGTGCGATGGAGCCGTGCCGCTAACCGCATTTCTGCAAACATATCCTCATCATCGCCCAAGGTAGTGCCATCCATGCCTAACCCTACTGTCACACCACTTGCCAGCAGGGCATTGAGCGGAGCAATTCCGGCTCGCAATCTTAAATTAGATCCAGGATTGTGGCTCACAGCCGCCCCAGTACTTGCGAGGATTTCAATATCTGTTTCGGTCAACCAGACTCCGTGGGCGATCGAAAAACGAGGACTGAGTACTCCCAATTCATTCAAGTGAGCTATTACCGATTTGCCGTAGAAGCGAGGCCCCAGCAGCTTTTCATAGAAGGACTCGACCGCATGAGTTTGAACCTGAGTATTTAAACGGTTGGCCGTGTCTGCAATTTGCACGAGCAGTTTATCTCCCACCCACTGCGGTCCCGGTGGTCCAAACCAGATATCCACATGAGGATGAGATTGGTAACGCTTCACTAGATCTGTAAT
The nucleotide sequence above comes from Oscillatoria sp. FACHB-1407. Encoded proteins:
- a CDS encoding phytoene desaturase family protein, with translation MVLAVMRMMETVDVVVVGSGIGGLCCAALLARYGFQVVVCESHTIPGGAAHTFERQGFHFDSGPSLYSGLSYSPSANPLRQVLDAIAEDVSWLTYDAWGCFLPEGYFRAVVGAEPFNQILQQWRGSTAVAEWQRLQQVMAPLKAASTAIPPIAVRSDWGIFNTLSPFLLNAFKQTGSIFQLTGPFSNLLEGVVHDPFIRNWMDLLCFLLSGLPANGTLAAEMAFMFADWYRPDVVLDYPKGGGAALVNALVRGLQRYGGQLRLNATVQQILIERQRTVGVQLKTGEQIRARHAVVSNASGWDTLKLIPEEIRSVALQKRQNLPACPSFMHLHLGIDATGLPSDLECHYLIVNDWECGVDAPQNVVVVSIPSVLDPDLAPPGKHSIHAYTPATEPYELWAGLNRNSDRYHQLKQERAEVLWKALERIIPDIRDRCEVTLVGTPLTHERFLRRDRGSYGPAIAAGEGLFPGCKTPLKNLLCCGDSTFPGIGVPAVAASGMIAANTLASVSQHRELIHDVMVSKQQH
- a CDS encoding glycoside hydrolase family 13 protein codes for the protein MSSLSHQEEVNDMQIQKTWWKESVVYQIYPRSFYDSNGDGIGDLRGIIQKLDYLTDLGVDVIWLCPVYRSPNDDNGYDISDYQDIMPEFGTLADWEELLAQMHQRGIKLIMDLVVNHTSDEHPWFVESRKSKDNPYRDYYIWRSRKDGREPNNWASLFGGSAWQYDEATDEYYLHLFTKKQVDLNWENPKLRADIYAMMRWWLDKGIDGFRMDVINMISKAPDLPDAPTVTGDRYQYGGQYFINGPRLREFLAEMKREVLSKYDIVTVGEMPMVTTEHGIAITHAETGHLNMVFQFEHMNIDEDPSAALSRRSIWPWQLRDLKRIMTQWQNDLADKGWNSQYLSNHDMPRAVSRFGDDGQYRVESAKLLATFLHMLQGTPYIYQGEEIGMTNVKFPSIEDYRDVETRNFYREFVEENHGNPEAVMQIIHAKSRDNARTPLQWNASEQAGFTSGTPWIQVNPNYTTINVERDRADSNSIFAYYQELIRLRKTNPVIIYGKYHLILDDDPAIYAFTRTLDRDRLLVILNFTKTNPVFVLPDHLSTTDPVLLIANYPVDATKELQKITLQPFEARVYRLS
- a CDS encoding barstar family protein, with translation MKPEYVLDGRRTTTLETFYAEVGQVLLNGQPWGENLDALHDVLRGDYGHLPETFRLVWQHTQVAQTALGYPHTIAQLTQRLRDCHPTVLIKTAWALRTALRGQGPTVYDWLVALIREHPNVELVLIE
- a CDS encoding amidohydrolase family protein; translated protein: MADIVLVRGRWIFTGETTLTDGAIAIQNDTIVEVGSWASLRASYPNAEVLGSEQFAIMPGLINAHHHSNGVPNLLQGVDDDFLELWLFANVGLRSQDPTLKTLLSIARLLQSGVTTVVDVSSVSGTVEDCWDTLKGQLQAYEQAGMRVALTPGVSYTSFFVHEEDDAFLATLPQDLLQRLQSLVPVEPHLTQNEYLDLITDLVKRYQSHPHVDIWFGPPGPQWVGDKLLVQIADTANRLNTQVQTHAVESFYEKLLGPRFYGKSVIAHLNELGVLSPRFSIAHGVWLTETDIEILASTGAAVSHNPGSNLRLRAGIAPLNALLASGVTVGLGMDGTTLGDDEDMFAEMRLAARLHRTPQLNTPAPSYDTIFHLATMGGARLMGQQHIGKLAPGYKADVVLVRSDRFTWPWLAPEADPLHVMLLRAKAADVDTVLINGKVVLQGGMPTGFDLHAVGQELADQLNAAPNPDPYRALVVDMLPHLTRWYNQWEVPHLMPYAAFNSRI